A single genomic interval of Symphalangus syndactylus isolate Jambi chromosome 18, NHGRI_mSymSyn1-v2.1_pri, whole genome shotgun sequence harbors:
- the PIK3IP1 gene encoding phosphoinositide-3-kinase-interacting protein 1 isoform X2: MLLAWVQAFLVSNMLLAEAYGSGGCFWDNGHLYREDQTSPAPGLRCLNWLDAQSGLASAPVSGAGNHSYCRNPDEDPRGPWCYVSGEAGVPEKRPCEDLSCPETTSHALPASTTEIEEASEGPGADEVQVFAPANALPARSEAAAVQPVIGISQRVRMNSKEKKDLGTLGGRI; encoded by the exons ATGCTGTTGGCCTGGGTACAAGCATTCCTCGTCAGCAACATGCTCCTAGCAGAAGCCTATGGATCTGGAG GCTGTTTCTGGGACAACGGCCACCTGTACCGGGAGGACCAGACCTCCCCCGCGCCGGGCCTCCGCTGCCTCAACTGGCTGGACGCGCAGAGCGGGCTGGCCTCAGCCCCCGTGTCGG GCGCCGGCAATCACAGTTACTGCCGAAACCCGGACGAGGACCCGCGTGGGCCGTGGTGCTATGTCAGCGGCGAGGCCGGCGTCCCTGAGAAACGGCCTTGTGAGGACCTGAGCTGTCCAG AGACCACCTCCCACGCCCTGCCAGCCTCCACGACAGAAATCGAGGAAGCGTCTGAAGGGCCAGGTGCAGATGAGGTGCAGGTGTTCGCTCCTGCCAACGCCCTGCCCGCCCGGAGTGAGGCGGCAGCTGTGCAGCCAGTGATTGGGATCAGCCAGCGGGTGCGGATGAACTCCAAGGAGAAAAAGGACCTGGGAACTCTGG GGGGAAGGATTTGA